The DNA sequence ACTGCCAAGGAAAGGACTGAAAGAAGATAGAGGCAAAGCCCAACATGCTTACCTATGGAAGATGCATTATATTCTTCTTTTTCCTCTTTGCTCATCATATTATAACCCGCAATCAAAAAATAGAATTTAAACCTATGAATTAAAATACCGAAAACCGCAAGCCCTGCTGCAATTATATAAAAAGCTATCATTCCTCCCTCCAAAAATTAACATTGTGTTGACTTGTAAATTATAGCATGACAGGTTCTTATTGTAAACTATAAGCCGGCATTAAAAAATCCTTGCGCGCTTAGCGCCCCTTGAGATTTTTTCAATTCGATTTTATCTTGAATCATCCTCATCGTGCTATTTACTTTTTTAGGTCTTTATGATAAAATTCAAAATTGAGTGCCTGCGGATAAACCCGCAAATGAGTTAAACCTTAATTTACTTTTATGGAGCGTTTTATGAGTAAAAAAGACAAGCCTAAAAAAATCTTGTATGCAGTCGATTATAAGCCTAAAAGAAAAAGCCCCTTTCTTTTGGAATTTGCCAACCATCTAAACCGGACAAAACCCGGTTCAAAACGGTCAATTACATACGACGACCCCGAATACTATGTTATGGAAAACATCGTTACCGACGAAATGGCAAAGGTCGGTATGTTTTTAAAAATCAGAACACCTCTAAGTGCTCAAGATATATCTCCCCTATGCGGAAAAACCGTAGAGGAAACCGAGAAGATTCTTTGGGATTTGGCCTATGTAGGCTGCTGTATTACAAATACCATTGACGGAGTAAATAAGTACTGGACCGAAATATGGGTTCCCGGTATTATGGAAATGATAAACAACAACAAGGAGCTGACTGAAAAGCATCCCGAAATAACCATAGCCTTCGATGCCTACGGAAAAAAGAAAGGAGAAATAGCTCCCGGTATCTTGCCCATGGGTGTTTCCCCGATGAGGGTTATTCCCATCGAAAGTGCAATCGAAAGCGATACCCATCATGCAAGCTATGAGGAAATTTCTCATTACCTAAACCAGCACACGATTTTCAGTGTTTCCGATTGCTCTTGCCGAACGGTGCGCGAAAAGATGGGAGAAGGCTGCGGCCACCTCAAAGAAGATATGTGTATCCAGATGGGACATGGAGCCGAGTATTATATCAAAACCGGAAGGGCTAGGCAGATTACGCGTGAAGAAGCCTTTGAAATTATAAAAAAAGCGGAAGAAAACGGGCTCATGCACGATATTCCGAACCTCGATGGAGAGGGCAAAACTCATGCTATCTGTAACTGCTGCGGATGCGGCTGTCTTGCTATCCGAAATGCAATTATGTACAGAAACACGGATTTTTCCCGTTCAAATTATATTTCCGTAATTGACGAAGAAAAATGTGTTGCCTGCGGCGAATGTGTAGAGCATTGCCCTTCAAATGCCCTAAGGCTGGGACAAAAAATCTGCTCTTCAAAACCGATCCCCGAAGAAAAAACCGTAAAAACTCCCAGAGACCACCGATGGGGGCCTGAAGACTGGAATCCCGATTACCGCACAAACAGACAGGTTGTAGTAAAAACGGGAACCAGCCCCTGTAAGGCAAACTGCCCTGCCCATATAGGCGTTCAAGGTTATATCAAACTTGCGGCTCAGGGAAAATACAGGGAAGCCTTGGAGCTTATAAAACTTGAAAATCCCTTTCCGGCAGTCTGCGGTCATGTATGTCCCCGTTATTGCGAGCAGGGCTGCTCAAGGCTGGGGCTTGATGAAGCCGTTGCCGTCGACGATATAAAAAAATTTATAGCAGAGCAGGATCTTAATTCCGAGCACCGCTATGTTCCTAAAAAGAAAAGAGACTATCACGATAAAAAAATCGCCGTTATAGGAGGCGGCCCCGCAGGTCTTTCCTGTGCCTATTATCTTGCAATAGATAATTATGATGTAACCGTCTTCGAAAAAGAAAAATCCTTGGGCGGAATGTTAAAATTCGGTATTCCTTCATTTAGGCTCGAAAAAAATGTTCTTGATTCCGAAATAGATGTTTTAAAAGAACTGGGCGTAAACTTTAAAACCGGAGTCGAGGTAGGAAAAGATGTAAGCCTCGATGAACTTAGAACTCAGGGCTTTAAGGCCTTTTACCTTGCAATCGGGGCTCAAAAGGGAAGGCTTTTGGGCATTGAAGGCGAAGATGCTTCAGGCGTAATTACCGGTGTGGACTTTTTAAGAGAAGAAAACTTAAATGAAAGCAAAAGCCTTTCAGGGAAGGTAATCGTTATCGGGGGCGGAAACGTCGCCATTGATGTAGCCCGAATGGCAGTCCGTGCAGGCGGTGAAGAAGTTTCCATGTTCTGTCTTGAAAAAAGAGAAGAAATGCCGGCCCTTCCTGAAGAAATCCGTGAAGCCGAAGAAGAAGGCATAAAAATTACAAACTCATGGGGCCCCAAACGCATTCTTGTTACGGACGGAAAAGTGAGCGGAGTCGAATTTAAAAAATGCGTTTCCGTTTTTGATAAGGACGGAAGGTTCAGCCCAAGCTATGACGAAAACGATACTATGACTGTAGAATGTAGTTTCGTTATAACCTCTGTAGGTCAGGCCATAGATTTAGGTTCTATCTTGGAAGGTTCCGCTTGCGAAATAAACAGAAATCAAACCGTAAAGGCTGACTCCATCACCTACCAAAGTGCTCAAAAAGATATCTTTGTAGGAGGCGATGTATTGACAGGCCCTAAATTTGCCATAGATGCCATTGCCCAAGGAAAAGAAGGAGCTATCTCGATTCACCGCTTTGTACATCCGGGGCAAAGTTTGGTTATGGGAAGAACAAGGCGGGATTATAAACCCCTCGACCGTGAAAATTTGGAGCTTGCAGGTTTTGACAGACTGCCCCGCCAAAGAGCGGAAGAACCTTCCGGCGAAGAAGGAAAAAAGACATTTAGGGATTTACGCAAAACATTAACCGAAGAACAGGTAAAGGCTGAAACCGAGCGCTGCTTAAAATGCGGAGTCGTAAAGGTTGACGAATACATGTGCATAGGCTGCGGAATGTGTACGACCCGCTGCCGTTTCGGAGCTATCAGCTTAAAGCGTGTTTATGATGCTCACCCAAGCACCCTCGAAAAGCTTAAGGGCGTTGTTATAAGAAACATGGTAAAGAGGGAAGGCAAGATTTTGTTTAACAAGATTTTTAGGCCTTCTCCCAAGCACAAATAAAAAACCGGATTTAAGTTTATGCACGAATTAAGTTTGGTCATGGAAGTTGTGCGCCGGGTTGATGCAATCGCTAAGTCCAATAATGTCAGCGAGGTCGACACAATAGTTTTACAGATCGGCGAAATTGCAACCGTTGTGCCTCATTTTGTTCAAGCCTGCTATCCTGCTGCCATAGACGGAACATGGATGGCAGACACAAAGCTTAAAATCGAAATGGTAAAGGCTTCAGTCCGCTGCAATAATTGTAACCGAGTTTTTGACCCGATAGGATATCACGGCGTATGCCCGTCCTGCTCTTGTGATGAACATGAGATTCTTACGGGCCGGGAATTTGTAATAAAAGAAATTGTGTGTTATTAAATTTTTATTTTTTAAAAGGAAATTATGATGAAAGATTTTAAGATTATCGAAATTAAAGAAGGCGTTTACGAAACAAATAATGCCCATGCAGAAAAGCTGCGTAAAAAGTTAAAAGAAGAAAAAAAGTTTCTTTTAAATTTGATGTCATCTCCCGGTTCGGGAAAAACGACCTTGCTGAAAGCAAGCATCGAGGCTCTAAAAAAAGATTTTAGAATCGGGGTTATGGAAGCCGACATTGATTCGGCCGTAGATGCCGAAACCATTTCACAAACAGGAGCAAAGGTAATTCAGCTCCATACGGGCGGAATGTGTCACTTGGATGCCGATATGACGGAACAAGGTTTGGAAGCATTGGGAATTAAAGACCTTGATCTTATCTTCCTTGAAAATGTCGGTAACTTAATTTGCCCCGCAGAATTCGATACGGGAGCCTTAAAGAATGTGATGATTTTAAGCGTTCCCGAAGGAGACGATAAGCCCTTAAAATATCCTCTAATGTTTCAAGTTTGCGATGTTCTTTTAATTACAAAAATAGATGCTTCAAGTTTTTTTAATTTTAGTCTTGAAAAATGTACCGAATACATAAAAAAGCTCAATCCCAATATAAAGATTTTCCCCGTTTCCGCCTTAAAAGGGGACGGAATGGAAGCATGGATTGAATGGCTGCGCTCTGCCGTAAAAGAGCTTTGAGTTGATAAGCATTTTCTTTTGAAACTTTTTGCGCTTATTGTACTTTATATCTATAGTTACCGATAGGAGATACGATAAACAGCTCAGCAGGAATTCTGCCTCACTGTTTATCGGTATAGGAGAAATGAAAGTGAAATATATTAAAATCATTATGTTCGTGTTGATTGCCGGTCTTGCTTTGACGGCATGTGCTCCAAAAGCCGATGTCTTTGTTCAAGCATCGGGAGATGTTGTTGTAACCTTGGATATTCAAACAGGAAAAACAATAGATGCCCTCCTCGAAAATGCGGCTCAGTTTACCGAAGAGGAAAAGGCAAAAAGCCCCTCTATCTTTAATACTGAGGAAATAAAGCAACAGCTTGAATCTAAAGGAATCAAAGTTCTAAACATGACTACCAATTCGATAGCGGGTATAAATGCAAAAATAAAAATCATGAATAAGGACATGGACAGTGAAAGCTCTTTTGTAAAAACCGATATGAAGGCTGGTCTTTTGTCCTTGAGTATAGGCCCCGACAATATAAAAGAATTTGTAAATTTGCTTTCCGAGGACGACAGGGAATATATAGAACTTTTAATGGCTCCGGCCATAACGGGAGAACCTATAGGAACTGCGGAATATGAAGAGCTTATTAAGGCTGCTTATGGAGACAAGCTGGCCTCCGATTTAAAAAAATCGAAGTTCCATGTTTCTATTACCTGTCCTAAAAAAATTAAAAGCATCAAGATTACGCCTTTCGGTTATTCTTCTAAAGACGGAAATAAGGGAACCGTGGATATTCCCCTTTCCGAATTGCTTTGTGTAAGAGACCCCATCTTCGTTGAGGTTAAATTCTAAGTCAAGGTTAAATTCTAAATTTTTTGGAGGAGTTTATGTATTTCGATTATTATTATTTGGTTTTGGTTGTTCCGACCTTGCTGTTATCCTTGTATGCCCAATTTAAGGTAAAGTCTGCCTTTTCAAAATATTCCCAAGTGCAAACCATTAGGAAGATTTCGGGGAAAGAAGCTGCTGCCCTCCTGCTTAGATCAAATTCTATTTCTGATGTAAGTATCCAAAGGATTGGGGGAAGTTTAAGCGACCACTACGACCCATCTCGCAAGGTTTTACGCCTTTCTGAACCTGTATACGATAAGACCTCGATAGCAGCCGTAGGAGTCGCTGCCCATGAAACAGGCCACGCCATTCAGGATAAGGAAAAATACGCACCCTTGGTCTTACGCAGTACCTTGGTTCCGGTTGCAAACATAGGTTCAAGTGCAGGCCCCTATTTAGCTCTTGCAGGTATTATCTTTAGAATGAATTTACTCCTCAACATAGGCATTATCCTTTTTGCCTGTGCCGTTTTATTCTATCTTGTAACCCTTCCTGTTGAAATCGACGCTTCAAGGCGTGCCTTAAAAGTATTGGAACACAATGCCGTTTTAAGCCAAGAAGAACTGAAGGGAGCAAAAAAAGTTTTGTCGGCTGCAGCCCTAACATATGTTGCATCAGCCCTTACAGCTATGGCGAACTTATTGCGCTTAATTTTAATTTCACAGGATAGAAGATAAGCTTAATTCTTTTGAATAAGAGAAAAATAGATAGGCCCTGCTCCATCCGCCTTATCGGGAAGAAAGCGGAATCCGTATCTTGTCTTTTCGGGGGAAATGAGGCCAAGGCTATCGAGCTTGTCTTCAAGCCTTACTCTTTCTTTATACTTTTTTATGAGCTTTTCGATTAAAGAATCGTTTTCTTCATCGGCGAGGGCACAGGTCGAATAAACTAAAAAGCCCTTAGGTTTAAGGAGCAAAAAGGCCGCAGATAAAAGAGCCCACTGTCTTTGGCTTAAATTTTTTATGCGGGCTTCTGTCCACTGTTTAAGGTATTTTTCGTTTTGGAGCACATGCCTCTCGGAAGAGCAGGGGGCATCCAGTAAAATTCTATCATAAAGTTCTTGGCCGTATCGGGGCATTCGGGAAGCATCATAGGAAGAAACCCTTATCCGTTTTCGAGTTTCTTCGCTTAAATGTTTATCAAGAACTCTTATAAGCCTGTTCCGCCTATCGGCAGAAAGTTCGTTTGCCTGTATTTCGGCATTTTCTCTAATCCTGCTTAAAAGGACTAGGGTTTTCCCTCCGGGGGCGGCACACATGTCGAGGCAGCTTCCTTCTTCAAGGGCGGGCATGGCTCTTGCCGCCTGAATGCTTGCATAATCCAAATAGTAGTTTTGTATGAGGTTTTCGCTGTAGGCTTCAGGTTTCCTTTCTTCTAAAAGAGCGGCTTTTAAGCTCTGCCATCTTTCCCCAAAAATCGAAAGATAATAGCTTTCAAAGCCCTCAGCTCCGCTTAATTTTTGCTTTTTCATAGCCGCTTATTCTAAGAAGTTTTTCCGATAAATCAATCTATAGATCAAACTATTTCAAACTCAGGATGCTTTGCGTAAAAGTCCTCAGGGATAATATCCATTAAGATTATATCGTGCATTTTACGGTTACGGATTAGAGCTCCTCTTCTTGCTCCTATTTTTTTAAAGCCAACCTTTTCGTAAGCCTTAATAGCTCTTTCATTATAAGAATATACATTTAAGGTTATATTGTGTAGGTTTAGTTTTTGATAGGCATAGTTTATGAGAAGGCACATAGCCTCGGTACCGTACCCCTTTGACCAGTAGGCCTTATTACCTATAAAGATGCCGAGCTCAGCCGTTCTATTCATATGATTGATACTCATAAGCCCCATACTTCCTATAAGCTCATCGGTCTCTGAATCTACTATTGCGTAATTATGTTCTTTTGAAATCCTATCGATTATAATGCGCTCGGCTTCAAGGCTTATACTCGAAGAAGCAAAGTTAAGATATTCGGACACTTCCTGATCGTTTGCCCAGACAGCATATTTTTCCGCATCTTCAATCCTCATTGGGGCAAGATAACATTTTTTTCCGATAAGTTTTTTGATGTACATAATTTCTCCAATTTTTTGAAGGGAACCTCTAAAAACCTCAGTTTTTAGAGGTTTACCTTAGATTTAACTTGCGATGTTTTTTGTAAGTCATTGATATATAAGGACTTACAAAAAACTCGTCGGGCATCTCTAAAAATCTAACAAAGTTTTTAGAGATGCCCTGAATTATATTTGAAAAAAGTAGAGTTGTCAATAGAATTTGTTTTATGTGTTTTATGCCTACTATTATGTTATACTGTTTTTATGAGTACTACAAGAAAAACGCACTATTAAAGATTGGCTGATTGATAAATAAACCGCAGAGAGAGTTGAGCTTCCGCACAACTTAGTAAATAATGCAAAGAAATTTGAGGATGCCGTAGTATTACTATCTTTAAATTTCTCTTGTGCTCTTTGCGTCCGCCGCGGTTTATTTAATTGACATTTGAATCTAGTGTTTGACCTTTGTCTTATTTTATTCCGGAATTTTTAAAATGTTTTCCTAATATTTTGGAGCCTATAAGAACTCCTGCAAAGCCCAAAACAAATGTCGCAATTAGGATGATGACTCCGAGGTATCCTGCGCTTGCTGCAATGCTTTGTTCCACCTGAGCTTCATTCATCTGCATTCTTTCAAAGCAGAATTTTTTATAATGCTCTACAAAGAAAAGGACCGGAATAACGCCTCCTGAAGCACTTCCCAAGCATATAAAGCCGCTTGCAATGGCTATCGTATACTTGTTCTTATACTTTGAGGTATTGGCTGCTATGTCGCCCAGCAAGGCTCCGATAAACATACCTATCAACCATGGAAGATATCCCATTCCCAAAATCAAAACAATCATAATGAGCAAGAGCTGGCTGATCGTAAAGACACCGAATTTGGGAACCTTGATAGCCAGAAACAAATAAATTGTTCCGACGACAAGCCCGGTGATAGCAGGTGAAAAGGCATGTAAAAAGGGATTTATTGCCGCAGTAACAAAACCTATGACCATAAAGACCGCAATATAAACTACGGTCATTATTCCGATAAAAACAAAATCCTTTGTTTTAAATTTGTTTGACTTTTCCATAAAGTCCTCCATAATCTATAAATATGTGGAAAAAATACTTTCCAATTTTTTATCGTTTTTTTCAAGCCTCGAATCTAAGGCTATTTTTTTATCCTTTAAAAGAATCAGCCTGTTGCATATCTTCGAGATAAATTCAAAATCATGGGTTATTATAAGCACTGCCGAAGTCTCGGCTATCTCTTCGATAAGTTCTCCTACCCTGACCATGTTTCCGTAATCCAAGCCGCTTGTCGGTTCATCGAGAATTGTAAGCGGACAGCCTCTAACATAGGTCGCAGCAATTATAAGCCTCTGTTTTTGTCCCATCGAAAGAGAAAAGGGATGCTCATCTTTATAATCGTAAAGGTTGAGCTTCTTTAAAGCTTTTTCTATTTTTTCGTTTATGTTTTCAAGCTGTTTGTTTCCTATCAAAAGCTCGGAAAAAACATCGGCACCGAAAAGCTGATATTCAACATCTTGAAGAACAAAATTTGTGCGGCTCACTCTTTCCTTTTCGTTTAAAATTTTTTCTCCGAATTTAATGCTTCCGGCAGATTGGCGGTAAATACCCGATATGATTTTTGCGAGAGTTGTTTTTCCCGCTCCGTTTTTTCCGGTAAGGGCGGCAATGTCGTTTTTGTAAAGGTCTAAGTTAACCGAGTTTAAAATTTCGGTTCCGTCCTTAAACGAAAACGAAATATCCGAAAGGCTGCATATTTTTTCGGCTTCCGTATCGGAGTTAAATTTATTAGGTTCATGGCCGATGGGTTCCGCTTCATTTTCATTTGTAAAAAGATGTAAACTTCTTAAGCCTTTAGAATTTAACTCCGTATTTGTAAGGACTAAAAATTCATCTCGGCTATATTCGCTTTGTATACTTCCTTCATTTATATAGATAACTCTGTCAAAAAGATCTTTTAGATAATGAAGGCGGTGCTCCGCTATGATTATAGTAAAGCCTCTTTGTTTTAAAATTTTTAAAATATCTGCCAAAATGAGGATAGAGTTAAAATCCAGATTGGACGAGGGTTCATCAAGGACTATAATCTTAGGTCTCAAGGTTAAAATCGAGGCAATAGCTATTTTTTGTTTTTGTCCGTTCGAGAGGCTCTCAAGTTTTTCGGTTAAAAGATTTTCGATATGTAAAATGGAACAAACTTCGGCAATCCTTTCTATAATTTCATCGCGGGAAATTCCGTAGTTTTCGCAAGGAAAGCTGAGTTCCGAAATTACGTCATCTGTAAAAAACTGACTCTTAGGAGACTGAAAAACCGAGCCTATATCTTTTGAAATTTCATCTATGCTGAAATTCGAAACATCTTTTTCATTGATAAAAACGGAACCTGAAAATTCCCCTTCGTAAAACCGCGGAATAAGGCCGTTGATGCATTTTGTCAGTGTAGATTTTCCGCAGCCGCTTATGCCCGTAACAAGTAAGAATTCTCCCTTTTTGATACTAAGAGAAGTCTTTTTTAAATTTGCTCTTCCGTCTTTTGAGGATTCATATATAAAAGAAACATCTTTTAATTCTACTGCCGTATTCATTTTATCGTCCTTTAAAAGAGCCTCATAAATACGGAATCGAAGTCGAATATGATTGCGGCACCGACAACAAAAATGGATGATAGGGCAAAGACATAATCTATTATTCCGAATTTGATTTTAAAAAGCTCTGCTGAAGTTTTTGGGGATTCAGCTCCTTTTACGAGGGCTGCAGCAGTCATGTCGTCTGCAAGCGAGGTTGCTCTAAAAAGAACCGGAACGAGGGCGTACTCCAGACTTTGAATCGGATGAAAAAAGATATTTTTTGTTACTATTTCGATTCCTCTCATTTTCATGCTGTTTGTGATTATGGTCATTTCTTTTTTTATGGTAGGCAAAAAACGTACTGCAACCGTAAAGCCGAGCATTATTCCCTTGGGGAGCTTCATTTTGTTTAGAGAGCTTACGAGACTTTTTGTATCCACCTTGTTAAAAATTACCATTGCAGCCATAAGGAATGGTAAAAATTTTTGTACACCCATGGCAATAAGAGAAACGGAGTTAATCAAAAACTGTATGGGAAGGCCGGACAGGGCTTTTATCCCAAAAGGAAGAGCGAGCGCTAAAAAGAATATGAAGATATATTTTGCTGCCTTTTTGTACATCTTAAAAAGGCATACAATGCCCAAAGACACCAAAAAAATAAAAATATTTGCAGAAATAGACGAAGAAACCGTAGTTATGAGTGAAAGCATAATGTTCAAAAACACTATTGTTCTCGGATCCAAGATAGTCCGTTTTTTTGAAGTGTAGGCTCTTATTTGCTCTGCCAGAGCTGTAAACTCGTTTGATTTTTCGGTATAAAAGATTCCGCTTTTTATTTCCGAATTTAAGCATACCGTATTGTTAGACATGGGCGACATATTAACCGAAAATTACAACTTTGTCAATATATTTTTTCGTCGTCTTAGCCTTGACTATTTTTTTTATTTTCGATATAATGAACCCTAAATTTTATTATATCGCACCGATAGGAAATGGTGCAGAAGGAGAATCGTTGGCTGAAGTAAAAGGTTTGCGGATAAATGATCAAATCCGCGTGAGAGAGGTTAGGTTAATCGGGGTTAATGGAGAACAAGCTGGTATTGTTCCCACTATTGAGGCTGTAAAAATGGCCGCAGAAGCCGGACTTGACCTTGTTGAAGTTGCGCCTACCGCGAAGCCTCCGGTTTGCAAAATAATAGATTACGGTAAATATCGATTTCAAATGGAGAAAAAGCTCCGTGACTCCAAGAAAAATCAAAAGCAGCAGATGATGAGAGAAATCAGAATGCAGCCTAAGATACACGACCATGATCTTGAGTTTAAATCCTCGCATATTAAAAAATTTCTTGACGGCGGCGATAAAGTAAAGGTAACCGTGCGTTTTTGGGGACGCGAACTTGCTCATACTGAGCTCGGTTATGAAGTTTTAAACAAGGTTTTGGAAAAACTGGGGGGTGAAGAAGCCTATACCCTCGAGAAAAAACCTGCTATGGAAGGACGGACAATGTCTATGACATTGAGTCCCAAACAAAAAAAATAAGCTTATAATAAATTTGGAGGTACTTATGCCTAAGATGAAGAGTAAAAGAGCTGCTAAAAAAAGATTTTCTCTTACTGCAAGCGGTAAGGTAAAATACAAGCAGATGAACAAGGGTCATATTATGACTAAAAAATCTCAAAAACGGGTACGCCGTCTTAAGAAATCGGCCATTCTTTCAGAGGCTGACAGCATGAAGATGCGCAAGCAGCTATTACCCTACGGTTAATTTATTTGAAATAGAAGTCAGGAGTTTATAATGTCAAGATCAACAAGCAGTGATAGAAGAATTACAAGAAGAAAAGCTATATTAAAGCAAGCCAAGGGTTTTAGAGGCCGCCGCGGTACCAACTTTAAGGCTGCCCGCGATGCAGTTCGAAAGGCCTTGCTTCACAGCTATGTAGGACGAAAAGATAAAAAAAGCGATATGAGGCAGATATGGATTACCCGTATCAATGCAGCCGTTAGAGCTGAGGGTATTACCTATTCACGCTTTATTGCCGGAATGAACAAGGCCGGAATCCAATTAAACAGGAAGGCCCTTTCAAACATGGCTATCGAAGATCCTACCGCTTTTAAGGCTGTCGTGGAAGCTTCAAAAAAAGCCTTAGGAGTCTGATATGCTCAATCTCGATCAGGTAAGACTCCTTGAAAACAAGGTAGAAAGGGCTGTGCAGATGATAAAAAGCCTTCATACCGAAAAAGATGCTCTAAAAAAGGAAATTGAAGCTAGAGATAGACGAATTTCCGAATTGGAGAAGCTTATAGTAACGTTTAAGGATGACCAATCTAAGATCGAGGAAGGAATAATCAACGCACTTAATCAATTAAGTGCGTTTGAGGATGCCTCTTATACAAAAAAACATGAAACGAGGCCTTCTGCCTCTGAATTGGAAACCGCAGCCCCTGTTTCAAGCGGAACTAAACCGGAGTCTTTTTCTGCACCTTCTCCTAAAACCTCTTCACAACAGGCTCCCGCTGCAGATCCTGTTTCGGAAGAACCCGTTTCCGGTAATCTTCAAAAAGACCTTGATGATGTACTGGGTCAATCCTCCGATACAAGTAAACAGATGGATATATTTTAGGTAAAATGAGCAAAGGACAATTAAATATAGACGTATTGGGAACTTCCTTTGCCATTCAAGCCAATGAAACCGATGAATATCTAAATCAAATTTATAATCACTATCTAAATGTTTTGGACCAAGTGAGGCAGACTTCTAAGGTTTCCGACCCTTTAAAACTTGCCATTCTTACAGGTATTTTGGTTACCGATGAGCTATACAAGGAAGAATTTTCAGGGCAAGATTCACAAGAGCTT is a window from the Treponema denticola genome containing:
- the hypB gene encoding hydrogenase nickel incorporation protein HypB, translating into MKDFKIIEIKEGVYETNNAHAEKLRKKLKEEKKFLLNLMSSPGSGKTTLLKASIEALKKDFRIGVMEADIDSAVDAETISQTGAKVIQLHTGGMCHLDADMTEQGLEALGIKDLDLIFLENVGNLICPAEFDTGALKNVMILSVPEGDDKPLKYPLMFQVCDVLLITKIDASSFFNFSLEKCTEYIKKLNPNIKIFPVSALKGDGMEAWIEWLRSAVKEL
- a CDS encoding FAD-dependent oxidoreductase, with translation MSKKDKPKKILYAVDYKPKRKSPFLLEFANHLNRTKPGSKRSITYDDPEYYVMENIVTDEMAKVGMFLKIRTPLSAQDISPLCGKTVEETEKILWDLAYVGCCITNTIDGVNKYWTEIWVPGIMEMINNNKELTEKHPEITIAFDAYGKKKGEIAPGILPMGVSPMRVIPIESAIESDTHHASYEEISHYLNQHTIFSVSDCSCRTVREKMGEGCGHLKEDMCIQMGHGAEYYIKTGRARQITREEAFEIIKKAEENGLMHDIPNLDGEGKTHAICNCCGCGCLAIRNAIMYRNTDFSRSNYISVIDEEKCVACGECVEHCPSNALRLGQKICSSKPIPEEKTVKTPRDHRWGPEDWNPDYRTNRQVVVKTGTSPCKANCPAHIGVQGYIKLAAQGKYREALELIKLENPFPAVCGHVCPRYCEQGCSRLGLDEAVAVDDIKKFIAEQDLNSEHRYVPKKKRDYHDKKIAVIGGGPAGLSCAYYLAIDNYDVTVFEKEKSLGGMLKFGIPSFRLEKNVLDSEIDVLKELGVNFKTGVEVGKDVSLDELRTQGFKAFYLAIGAQKGRLLGIEGEDASGVITGVDFLREENLNESKSLSGKVIVIGGGNVAIDVARMAVRAGGEEVSMFCLEKREEMPALPEEIREAEEEGIKITNSWGPKRILVTDGKVSGVEFKKCVSVFDKDGRFSPSYDENDTMTVECSFVITSVGQAIDLGSILEGSACEINRNQTVKADSITYQSAQKDIFVGGDVLTGPKFAIDAIAQGKEGAISIHRFVHPGQSLVMGRTRRDYKPLDRENLELAGFDRLPRQRAEEPSGEEGKKTFRDLRKTLTEEQVKAETERCLKCGVVKVDEYMCIGCGMCTTRCRFGAISLKRVYDAHPSTLEKLKGVVIRNMVKREGKILFNKIFRPSPKHK
- a CDS encoding GNAT family N-acetyltransferase; the protein is MYIKKLIGKKCYLAPMRIEDAEKYAVWANDQEVSEYLNFASSSISLEAERIIIDRISKEHNYAIVDSETDELIGSMGLMSINHMNRTAELGIFIGNKAYWSKGYGTEAMCLLINYAYQKLNLHNITLNVYSYNERAIKAYEKVGFKKIGARRGALIRNRKMHDIILMDIIPEDFYAKHPEFEIV
- a CDS encoding SAM-dependent methyltransferase gives rise to the protein MKKQKLSGAEGFESYYLSIFGERWQSLKAALLEERKPEAYSENLIQNYYLDYASIQAARAMPALEEGSCLDMCAAPGGKTLVLLSRIRENAEIQANELSADRRNRLIRVLDKHLSEETRKRIRVSSYDASRMPRYGQELYDRILLDAPCSSERHVLQNEKYLKQWTEARIKNLSQRQWALLSAAFLLLKPKGFLVYSTCALADEENDSLIEKLIKKYKERVRLEDKLDSLGLISPEKTRYGFRFLPDKADGAGPIYFSLIQKN
- a CDS encoding zinc metallopeptidase: MYFDYYYLVLVVPTLLLSLYAQFKVKSAFSKYSQVQTIRKISGKEAAALLLRSNSISDVSIQRIGGSLSDHYDPSRKVLRLSEPVYDKTSIAAVGVAAHETGHAIQDKEKYAPLVLRSTLVPVANIGSSAGPYLALAGIIFRMNLLLNIGIILFACAVLFYLVTLPVEIDASRRALKVLEHNAVLSQEELKGAKKVLSAAALTYVASALTAMANLLRLILISQDRR
- a CDS encoding hydrogenase maturation nickel metallochaperone HypA; this translates as MHELSLVMEVVRRVDAIAKSNNVSEVDTIVLQIGEIATVVPHFVQACYPAAIDGTWMADTKLKIEMVKASVRCNNCNRVFDPIGYHGVCPSCSCDEHEILTGREFVIKEIVCY
- a CDS encoding MptD family putative ECF transporter S component, with translation MEKSNKFKTKDFVFIGIMTVVYIAVFMVIGFVTAAINPFLHAFSPAITGLVVGTIYLFLAIKVPKFGVFTISQLLLIMIVLILGMGYLPWLIGMFIGALLGDIAANTSKYKNKYTIAIASGFICLGSASGGVIPVLFFVEHYKKFCFERMQMNEAQVEQSIAASAGYLGVIILIATFVLGFAGVLIGSKILGKHFKNSGIK
- a CDS encoding ABC transporter ATP-binding protein; this encodes MNTAVELKDVSFIYESSKDGRANLKKTSLSIKKGEFLLVTGISGCGKSTLTKCINGLIPRFYEGEFSGSVFINEKDVSNFSIDEISKDIGSVFQSPKSQFFTDDVISELSFPCENYGISRDEIIERIAEVCSILHIENLLTEKLESLSNGQKQKIAIASILTLRPKIIVLDEPSSNLDFNSILILADILKILKQRGFTIIIAEHRLHYLKDLFDRVIYINEGSIQSEYSRDEFLVLTNTELNSKGLRSLHLFTNENEAEPIGHEPNKFNSDTEAEKICSLSDISFSFKDGTEILNSVNLDLYKNDIAALTGKNGAGKTTLAKIISGIYRQSAGSIKFGEKILNEKERVSRTNFVLQDVEYQLFGADVFSELLIGNKQLENINEKIEKALKKLNLYDYKDEHPFSLSMGQKQRLIIAATYVRGCPLTILDEPTSGLDYGNMVRVGELIEEIAETSAVLIITHDFEFISKICNRLILLKDKKIALDSRLEKNDKKLESIFSTYL